A single region of the Aurantiacibacter sp. MUD11 genome encodes:
- a CDS encoding adenosine kinase — MTAPRYDVIAIGNAIVDVMAPASDELVDELGMTKGGMTLVDADGAKELYSAMGPAKEISGGSAANTLAGLSAMGAQCAFVGQVADDQLGNVFAHDIRAVGIDFDTAPREGEPPTARCLIFVTPDGQRTMNTFLGASQFLPPEALDQEAIGGARILYLEGYLWDPEEPRAAMRAAIETAKAAGRKVAFTLSDAFVIDRHGDDFRALIADGLIDILFANKVELAAITGEDDFDAGIDALKDQVPVLVVTRSEDGAVCVTDGERSEVAAEPIDKVVDTTGAGDLFAAGFLFGYVRGEEPARCLRRGAIAAAEIISHYGARSEADLAKLMADKLG, encoded by the coding sequence ATGACTGCCCCTCGTTACGACGTAATCGCCATCGGCAATGCCATTGTCGACGTGATGGCCCCGGCTTCGGACGAACTGGTGGACGAGCTGGGCATGACCAAGGGCGGCATGACGCTGGTGGACGCGGACGGGGCGAAGGAGCTCTATTCCGCCATGGGCCCGGCGAAGGAGATTTCCGGCGGTTCGGCGGCCAACACCCTGGCCGGCCTTTCGGCGATGGGTGCGCAGTGCGCCTTCGTGGGCCAGGTGGCGGACGACCAGCTGGGCAACGTCTTCGCGCATGACATCCGCGCCGTGGGCATCGATTTCGACACCGCCCCGCGCGAAGGCGAGCCGCCGACTGCGCGCTGCCTGATCTTCGTCACCCCCGACGGCCAGCGCACGATGAACACCTTCCTCGGCGCCAGCCAGTTCCTGCCGCCCGAGGCGCTGGACCAAGAGGCCATCGGCGGCGCCAGGATCCTCTATCTCGAAGGTTACCTGTGGGATCCGGAAGAGCCGCGCGCGGCCATGCGCGCCGCCATCGAGACCGCCAAGGCCGCCGGTCGCAAGGTCGCCTTCACCCTGTCCGACGCCTTCGTGATCGACCGCCACGGCGACGATTTCCGCGCGCTGATCGCCGACGGACTGATCGACATCCTCTTCGCCAACAAGGTGGAGTTGGCCGCGATCACCGGCGAGGACGATTTCGACGCCGGGATCGACGCGCTGAAGGACCAGGTGCCGGTTCTGGTCGTCACCCGCAGCGAGGACGGCGCGGTCTGCGTCACCGATGGCGAACGCTCCGAGGTAGCAGCCGAGCCGATCGACAAGGTGGTCGACACCACTGGCGCGGGCGACCTGTTCGCCGCCGGCTTCCTGTTCGGCTACGTGCGCGGCGAGGAACCCGCCAGGTGCCTGCGCCGCGGCGCCATCGCCGCGGCCGAGATCATCAGCCACTACGGCGCGCGTTCGGAAGCCGACCTCGCCAAGCTGATGGCCGACAAGTTGGGCTGA
- a CDS encoding EI24 domain-containing protein, protein MGSLPTSLALGLRQVFDGAVLRILLKSVAVTIVLFLLVATGGWHLLDWLLAVGGLEDALFAGAGAVRGALSFMLAVVGLWLTWRIVAMAVIQFYADEIVLAVERRHYPAEADLARELSVAEQWRNALRGAGRALLANLIAAPLALVLLFTGVGTFALFWLVNAVLLGRELQDMVWLRHCHQPAEQAPVAKAERFLLGGLIAAMMAVPFANFLAPVLGATSATHLVHRKLQNSKAP, encoded by the coding sequence ATGGGTTCCCTGCCAACATCGCTTGCTCTCGGGCTGCGCCAGGTCTTCGACGGCGCAGTGCTGCGCATCCTGCTGAAGAGCGTGGCGGTGACGATCGTGCTGTTCCTGCTGGTGGCGACGGGCGGCTGGCACCTGCTCGACTGGCTGCTGGCCGTCGGCGGACTGGAGGACGCGCTGTTCGCCGGTGCGGGCGCGGTGCGCGGGGCGCTGTCGTTCATGCTGGCGGTGGTCGGCCTGTGGCTGACCTGGCGGATCGTGGCCATGGCGGTGATCCAGTTCTACGCCGACGAGATCGTGCTGGCGGTGGAGCGGCGGCACTATCCGGCGGAAGCGGACCTGGCGCGCGAGCTGTCGGTGGCGGAGCAATGGCGCAACGCCTTGCGCGGCGCCGGCCGGGCGCTGCTGGCGAACCTGATTGCCGCGCCGCTGGCGCTGGTGCTGCTGTTTACCGGCGTGGGCACCTTCGCGCTGTTCTGGCTGGTGAATGCCGTGCTGCTGGGCCGCGAATTGCAGGACATGGTGTGGCTGCGCCATTGCCATCAGCCGGCGGAACAGGCGCCGGTCGCCAAGGCCGAGCGGTTCCTGCTGGGCGGCCTGATCGCGGCGATGATGGCCGTGCCCTTCGCCAATTTCCTCGCGCCGGTGTTGGGGGCAACATCGGCAACCCACCTCGTCCATCGCAAATTGCAGAATTCGAAAGCCCCCTGA
- a CDS encoding SUF system Fe-S cluster assembly protein, with product MEEPRDEKDFIAAPSPAEQVVEKPPRARVSDAPLPEEQESAGEKLERKRDYLEGFLAKKPENVAPGEPGGELHQAVIDALKEIYDPEIPVNIYDLGLIYNVEVAEDADVVVTMTLTTPHCPVAETMPGEIELRVGSIPGVRDAEVVVTWDPPWDPSKMSDEARLELGML from the coding sequence ATGGAAGAGCCAAGAGACGAAAAGGATTTCATCGCGGCACCGTCTCCCGCGGAGCAGGTGGTGGAGAAGCCGCCGCGCGCCCGCGTGTCCGACGCGCCGCTTCCCGAAGAGCAAGAGAGCGCCGGCGAGAAGCTGGAGCGCAAGCGCGACTACCTGGAAGGCTTCCTCGCCAAGAAGCCCGAGAACGTGGCTCCGGGCGAGCCGGGCGGCGAGTTGCACCAGGCGGTGATCGACGCGCTCAAGGAAATCTACGATCCGGAAATCCCGGTGAACATCTATGACCTTGGCCTGATCTACAACGTCGAAGTCGCCGAAGACGCCGACGTCGTCGTCACCATGACGCTGACCACGCCGCACTGCCCGGTGGCCGAAACCATGCCGGGCGAGATCGAACTGCGTGTCGGCTCAATCCCCGGCGTGCGCGATGCCGAGGTGGTGGTGACCTGGGATCCGCCCTGGGACCCGTCGAAGATGAGCGACGAAGCCCGCCTCGAACTGGGGATGCTGTGA
- a CDS encoding HesB/IscA family protein, whose amino-acid sequence MTETTTTRPAPKAAVILTPAAEQRVADLMAKAPADAIGVKLSTPRRGCSGLAYSVDYVSEEVAFDEKIETPGGTFYIDGASVLYLVGSTMDWVEDDFTAGFVFENPNAKGACGCGESFMV is encoded by the coding sequence ATGACCGAGACGACCACGACCCGCCCCGCCCCGAAAGCCGCTGTCATCCTGACGCCGGCCGCCGAGCAACGCGTCGCCGACCTGATGGCCAAGGCGCCAGCGGATGCGATCGGCGTGAAGCTGTCGACCCCGCGGCGCGGCTGTTCGGGCCTGGCCTACTCGGTCGACTACGTTTCGGAAGAAGTCGCCTTCGACGAAAAGATCGAGACGCCCGGCGGCACCTTCTACATCGACGGCGCCAGCGTGCTCTACCTGGTCGGCAGCACGATGGACTGGGTGGAGGACGATTTCACCGCCGGGTTCGTGTTCGAAAACCCCAACGCCAAGGGCGCCTGCGGGTGCGGCGAAAGCTTCATGGTGTAA
- the sufC gene encoding Fe-S cluster assembly ATPase SufC, translating into MLKIENLHAEIDGKEILKGVTLSIEAGEVHAIMGPNGAGKSTLAYVLGGRPGYEVTQGSVEFMGQDLLEMEPHERAAAGFFLGFQYPVEIPGVSNVQFLREALNSQRKERGEEPLSGGEFLKLAKEKAGLLKLDMDMLKRFVNVGFSGGEKKRNEMVQMGILDPAFAVLDETDSGLDIDALKVVGEGINAIMRQPEKGVLLITHYQRLLDYVQPDYVHIMSAGRIVKTGGAELAKQLEEHGYDEVVAA; encoded by the coding sequence ATGCTGAAAATCGAAAACCTCCACGCCGAAATCGACGGCAAGGAAATCCTCAAGGGCGTGACGCTCTCCATCGAGGCAGGCGAAGTGCACGCGATCATGGGCCCCAACGGCGCGGGCAAGTCCACGCTCGCCTATGTCCTGGGCGGTCGCCCCGGCTACGAAGTGACCCAGGGCTCGGTCGAGTTCATGGGCCAGGACCTGCTGGAGATGGAACCGCACGAGCGCGCTGCCGCGGGCTTCTTCCTCGGCTTCCAGTACCCGGTCGAGATTCCGGGCGTCTCCAACGTGCAGTTCCTGCGCGAGGCACTCAACTCGCAGCGCAAGGAGCGCGGCGAGGAACCGCTGTCGGGCGGCGAATTCCTGAAGTTGGCCAAGGAAAAGGCCGGGCTGCTCAAGCTCGACATGGACATGCTCAAGCGGTTCGTGAACGTCGGCTTCTCCGGCGGCGAGAAGAAGCGCAACGAGATGGTGCAGATGGGCATCCTCGACCCGGCCTTCGCCGTGCTCGACGAGACCGATAGCGGCCTCGACATCGATGCGCTGAAGGTGGTGGGCGAAGGCATCAATGCGATCATGCGCCAGCCTGAGAAAGGCGTGCTGCTGATCACCCACTACCAGCGCCTGCTCGACTACGTGCAGCCCGACTACGTGCACATCATGAGCGCGGGCCGCATCGTGAAGACCGGCGGTGCCGAGCTCGCCAAGCAGCTCGAAGAGCACGGCTACGACGAGGTGGTGGCCGCATGA
- a CDS encoding SufD family Fe-S cluster assembly protein, translating into MSELPTIRDEAWRYADFDAVGQLGVAALDQWKEVNVAAGETHRHCMVVGGDAPELHRIRLTVGEGARAELFVVVTGDDYCRVEVETDLATGAHFELGGVTIGGGDAVREIVTRTTHDAPEATSNQVVRAVHWGQATGNFLGAINVGRLGQRTDAAQDFKALVLEKGATANTKPELEIFADDVKCAHGAAIGQMDEMARYYMASRGVAPDLAKRLLIRAFIADAIAELEDEGEAERLLEAALAKLEDRV; encoded by the coding sequence ATGAGCGAGCTTCCCACCATTCGCGACGAAGCCTGGCGCTATGCCGATTTCGACGCGGTCGGGCAGCTTGGCGTGGCCGCGCTCGACCAGTGGAAAGAGGTGAATGTCGCCGCCGGCGAAACACACCGCCACTGCATGGTGGTGGGCGGCGATGCGCCCGAACTGCACCGTATCCGCCTGACCGTGGGCGAAGGCGCGCGGGCCGAACTGTTCGTGGTCGTCACCGGTGACGACTACTGCCGCGTGGAGGTCGAGACCGACCTTGCCACGGGCGCGCATTTCGAGCTGGGCGGCGTTACCATCGGCGGCGGTGACGCCGTGCGCGAGATCGTCACCCGCACCACGCACGACGCGCCGGAAGCGACCTCCAACCAGGTGGTTCGCGCTGTGCACTGGGGCCAGGCGACGGGCAACTTCCTCGGCGCGATCAACGTCGGCCGGCTCGGCCAGCGCACCGATGCCGCGCAGGATTTCAAGGCGCTGGTGCTGGAAAAGGGCGCCACCGCCAACACCAAGCCGGAGCTGGAAATCTTCGCTGACGACGTGAAGTGCGCGCACGGTGCCGCCATCGGCCAGATGGACGAGATGGCGCGCTATTACATGGCCAGCCGCGGTGTCGCCCCGGACCTCGCCAAGCGCCTGCTGATCCGCGCCTTCATCGCCGACGCGATTGCCGAACTGGAAGACGAGGGCGAGGCCGAGCGCCTGCTCGAAGCCGCGCTCGCCAAGCTGGAGGACCGCGTATGA
- a CDS encoding aminotransferase class V-fold PLP-dependent enzyme, with protein MTASRKADFPGLVTADGAPWHYLDSAATAQKPRVVIEAVEQALGADYATVHRGVYARSADMTLAYEAARRRVAEFIGGAEDEIVFTRGATEAINLLAYSYPDKGRVLLSELEHHSNIVPWQLAGWQVDVCPLTDDGRIDLDAAEAMLTSEHTMVAFAHVSNVLGSVVDGKRAAELAHAVGAKLLLDGCQAVPRIPVDVVALDCDFYAFSSHKLYGPTGIGALWGRAELLAAMPPWQGGGAMIDRVTFEKTTYAPAPQRFEAGTPAIVEAIGFGAACDYVAGIGVEAIHAHEAALVAQTREALRGMNDVTLYGPEDSAGIVSFMLDGVHPHDLGTILDEENVAIRAGHHCAQPLMDKLGIPATARASFGIYSDETDVAALIRGIERTKRIFG; from the coding sequence ATGACCGCCAGCAGGAAGGCCGATTTTCCCGGCCTCGTCACCGCCGATGGCGCGCCCTGGCACTATCTCGATAGTGCGGCGACGGCGCAGAAGCCGCGTGTGGTGATCGAGGCGGTGGAGCAGGCGCTGGGCGCCGATTACGCCACCGTCCATCGCGGCGTCTATGCCCGCTCGGCGGACATGACCCTTGCTTACGAAGCCGCGCGGCGCCGCGTGGCGGAGTTCATCGGCGGTGCGGAAGACGAGATCGTCTTCACCCGCGGAGCGACCGAGGCGATCAACCTGCTCGCCTACTCCTATCCGGACAAGGGCCGCGTGCTGCTGTCGGAGCTGGAGCACCACTCCAATATCGTGCCCTGGCAACTGGCCGGCTGGCAGGTCGATGTCTGCCCGCTGACCGACGATGGCCGGATCGACCTCGACGCCGCCGAGGCCATGCTGACGAGCGAGCACACGATGGTCGCCTTCGCGCACGTCTCCAACGTGCTGGGCAGCGTGGTCGACGGCAAGCGGGCGGCGGAGCTCGCCCATGCCGTGGGCGCCAAGCTGCTGCTCGACGGGTGCCAGGCCGTGCCGCGCATCCCCGTCGACGTCGTCGCCCTCGATTGCGACTTCTATGCCTTCAGCTCGCACAAGCTTTACGGCCCGACCGGTATCGGCGCGCTGTGGGGCCGGGCAGAGCTGCTGGCGGCCATGCCTCCGTGGCAGGGTGGTGGCGCGATGATCGATCGGGTGACTTTCGAAAAGACCACCTATGCCCCTGCGCCGCAGCGGTTCGAGGCGGGTACGCCCGCCATTGTCGAGGCCATCGGCTTCGGCGCCGCCTGCGACTACGTAGCGGGCATCGGTGTCGAGGCCATCCACGCGCACGAGGCCGCGCTGGTCGCCCAGACACGCGAGGCGCTGCGCGGCATGAACGACGTGACGCTCTATGGACCGGAAGACAGTGCGGGCATCGTCAGCTTCATGCTCGACGGCGTGCACCCGCACGATCTTGGCACGATTCTGGACGAGGAGAACGTCGCGATCCGTGCCGGGCACCACTGCGCGCAACCGCTGATGGACAAGCTGGGCATTCCTGCCACCGCGCGCGCCAGCTTCGGCATCTATTCCGACGAAACAGACGTCGCCGCGCTGATCCGCGGCATCGAACGCACCAAGAGGATTTTCGGCTGA
- a CDS encoding GNAT family N-acetyltransferase has product MSSQAPALTVSLADYGDAADAAALVSLLDAYARDPMGGGEPLADDTRQTLVDALAAFPGAFSLIARLDDVPVGLANCFTGFSTFAAAPLVNIHDMAVLPGYRDKGIGRALMQAVETEALKRGACKITLEVLSGNARAMGLYESCGFGDYQLDPEAGKALFWQKKLI; this is encoded by the coding sequence GTGAGCTCGCAGGCACCCGCGCTGACCGTATCGCTCGCCGATTACGGCGATGCGGCGGATGCGGCTGCGCTGGTCAGCCTGCTCGACGCTTACGCCCGCGATCCGATGGGCGGCGGGGAACCGCTGGCCGACGACACGCGGCAGACGCTGGTCGATGCACTGGCCGCCTTTCCCGGCGCCTTCTCGCTGATCGCCCGGCTCGACGACGTGCCCGTGGGCCTGGCCAACTGCTTCACCGGCTTTTCCACCTTCGCCGCCGCGCCGCTGGTCAACATCCACGATATGGCCGTGCTGCCGGGCTATCGCGACAAGGGCATCGGTCGCGCGCTGATGCAGGCGGTGGAGACCGAGGCCTTGAAGCGCGGTGCCTGCAAGATCACATTGGAAGTGCTGAGCGGCAATGCCCGCGCCATGGGCCTCTATGAAAGCTGCGGCTTTGGCGACTACCAGCTTGATCCCGAAGCCGGCAAGGCACTGTTCTGGCAGAAGAAACTGATATGA
- a CDS encoding DUF559 domain-containing protein — MTDRKKLQLRDPAETAEAPALKKKGRGWEISEKRLDVLHEQARDMRRHASEAHKALAARFAKADLGKYTFKRFAVVGSAIVDFNCHNLGMAIAIDEEGDNEALNRRRDKSLDAVGVKVMHLKAADILENMDDVLKRITAGMRLRIADKADARRRHHAENPRQTRPRYDRDGNGPPRKPRKD, encoded by the coding sequence GTGACCGACCGCAAGAAACTCCAACTCCGCGATCCTGCCGAGACCGCCGAGGCCCCCGCGCTCAAGAAGAAAGGCCGCGGCTGGGAAATCTCGGAGAAGCGGCTCGACGTGCTGCACGAGCAGGCGCGCGACATGCGGCGCCATGCCAGCGAAGCGCACAAGGCGCTGGCCGCGCGCTTCGCCAAGGCGGATCTTGGCAAGTACACGTTCAAGCGGTTCGCCGTGGTCGGCAGCGCGATTGTCGATTTCAACTGCCACAACCTCGGCATGGCCATCGCCATCGACGAGGAAGGCGACAACGAGGCCTTGAACCGTCGCCGCGACAAGTCGCTGGATGCGGTCGGCGTGAAGGTGATGCACCTGAAGGCCGCCGACATCCTGGAAAACATGGACGACGTGCTGAAGCGCATCACCGCCGGCATGCGCCTGCGCATTGCCGACAAGGCCGATGCCCGCCGTCGCCATCATGCCGAAAATCCCCGCCAGACCCGGCCGCGCTATGACCGCGACGGCAATGGCCCGCCCCGTAAACCCCGGAAAGACTGA